In Eubalaena glacialis isolate mEubGla1 chromosome 2, mEubGla1.1.hap2.+ XY, whole genome shotgun sequence, a single genomic region encodes these proteins:
- the EIF5 gene encoding eukaryotic translation initiation factor 5 codes for MSVNVNRSVSDQFYRYKMPRLIAKVEGKGNGIKTVIVNMVDVAKALNRPPTYPTKYFGCELGAQTQFDVKNDRYIVNGSHEANKLQDMLDGFIKKFVLCPECENPETDLHVNPKKQTIGNSCKACGYRGMLDTHHKLCTFILKNPPENSDSGTGKKEKEKKNRKGKDKENGSVSSSETPPPPPPPNEISPPHAVEEEEDDDWGEDTTEEAQRRRMDEISDHAKVLTLSDDLERTVEERVNILFDFVKKKKEEGVIDSSDKEIVAEAERLDVKAMGPLVLTEVLFNEKIREQIKKYRRHFLRFCHNNKKAQRYLLHGLECVVAMHQAQLISKIPHILKEMYDADLLEEEVIISWSEKASKKYVSKELAKEIRVKAEPFIKWLKEAEEESSGGEDDDEDENIEVVYSKTASVPKVEAVKSDNKDDDIDIDAI; via the exons ATGTCTGTCAACGTCAACCGCAGCGTGTCAGACCAGTTCTATCGCTACAAGATGCCCCGTTTGATTGCCAAG GTTGAGGGCAAAGGAAATGGAATCAAGACAGTTATAGTCAACATGGTTGACGTAGCCAAAGCGCTTAATCGGCCTCCAACGT ATCCCACCAAATATTTTGGTTGTGAACTGGGAGCACAGACCCAGTTTGATGTTAAGAATGACCGTTACATTGTCAATGGATCTCATGAGGCGAATAAGCTGCAAGACATGTTGGAtggattcattaaaaaatttgttCTCTGTCCTGAGTGTGAGAATCCTGAAACGGATCTG CATGTCaatccaaagaaacaaacaataggTAATTCTTGTAAAGCCTGTGGCTATCGAGGCATGCTTGACACACATCATAAACTCTGCACATTCATTCTCAAAAACCCACCTG AGAATAGTGACAGTGgtacaggaaagaaagagaaagaaaagaaaaatagaaagggcAAAGACAAGGAAAATGGCTCCGTGTCCAGCAGTgagacaccaccaccaccaccaccccccaatgAAATCAGTCCTCCGCATGCTGTG gaagaagaggaagatgatGATTGGGGGGAGGATACAACAGAGGAAGCTCAAAGGCGAAGAATGGACGAAATCAGTGACCACGCGAAAGTTTTAACCCTCAGTGATGATTTGGAAAGGACTGTTGAAGAGCGTGTCAATATCCTGTTTGATTTTGTTAAG aaaaagaaagaagagggtgtTATTGACTCATCTGACAAAGAAATTGTAGCTGAAGCAGAAAGACTGGATGTAAAAGCCATGGGCCCTCTTGTTTTGACTGAAGttctttttaatgagaaaattagagaacaaattaagaaatacaGGCGCCATTTCTTACGA TTTtgtcacaacaacaaaaaagctcaACGGTACCTTCTTCATGGCTTGGAGTGTGTGGTAGCAATGCATCAAGCTCAGCTCATCTccaagattccacatatcttgAAGGAGATGTATGATGCAGACCTTTTGGAGGAAGAAGTCATCATTAGCTGGTCAGAAAAG GCCTCTAAGAAATATGTCTCAAAAGAACTTGCCAAAGAGATTCGTGTCAAAGCGGAACCTTTTATAAAATGGTTgaaggaagcagaggaagaaTCTTCCGGtggtgaagatgatgatgaagatgagaaCATTGAG GTGGTGTATTCAAAGACTGCCAGTGTACCGAAAGTTGAAGCTGTGAAGTCTGACAACAAGGACGATGACATTGATATTGATGCCATTTAA